The sequence below is a genomic window from Aerosakkonema funiforme FACHB-1375.
ATGCTGGACTTGGTAATTTATTAGTTGCCAAATGTCAGGCGATCGCACATCAATTAGGTTATAGTCGAGCTATTCACGCCTTGATGCACGATGCCAACCCTTCCCGCAATTTGAGCCGCCGTTACGCTCAAACTATACGCGGTTATACCCTCTTTGCCAAACAGTTAATTTAGTCAGTTGTCAGTTGTCAGTTGTTAGTTTATGGTTAATAGCCAACAATGAACAATGAACGATCGCCAACTATCCAACAACAATTATCACTTACCGACAACGAACATTGCAGCTATTTTGCACGATCGCGCTGTCAGCAGCCCTCTAGTACCAGCAATAATCGATACATATAAAAGTAGCAGTCGCATCACGAGTTTTGCCGAACTGGAACTGGCAGCCAGTCGCGCTTGTACCCTGCTGCGCCGCAGCGGTTTGCAGCCTGGAGATGCCGTGCTGGTGTTTTATCCCATGTCAGCAGAACTTTACGGGATAATGCTTGCCTTGTTCCGCCTGGGACTGGTGGCCATGTTCCTAGACCCAGGTGCTGGTAGAAAACACATAGAAAGATGTTGTAATTTACACCCACCTCAAGCATTTATCGGCAGTCCCAAAGCACACCTGTTGCGCTTGGTATCACCCGCGTTGCGTCGCATTCCGATTAAATTTGCGATCGGCTTTCCTGTTCCCGGCGCAATTTCTTTGCACAGCGGACGGCATTTACCGTTAGATCCGGAGATTGTGCGTTGCAACGCCGATACACCAGCTTTGCTCACATTTACCAGCGGTAGTACCGGACAGCCAAAAGCAGCGTTACGCACACATGGTTTTCTGATCGCTCAGTATCGCGCTTTGGCACAAACTTTGCAACCAACTCCAGAAACAATCGAACTGACTGCTTTACCTATTTTTGTGCTGGCAAATTTAGCTTCGGGGATGACAACATTAATTCCCAGAGGCGATTTGCGATTTCCGAGTGCGATCGTACCATCTCCGATAATTGCACAAATTCAAACTCACAAACCGAATCGAATATTAGCATCTCCCGCATTTTTAGAACGCTTAGCTGAATATTGCCTCAAACATCGTATTACCCTGCCTAGTATTGAGAAAATTTATAGCGGCGGTGCTGCTGTCATGCCAGGATCGATCGCACAATGGCAGCACATTTCTCCCCAAGCCGAATTCATCGTCGTCTACGGTTCCACCGAAGCCGAACCGATTGCCCACATTTCCGATCGCGACATCAAACACGAAGACATTGTTGCGACACTCAACGGACGCGGTTTGCTAGTAGGAAAACCCGTTTTTGCCATTCAATTAAAAATTATGTACCAACAATGGGGAAAACCTATTAATTCTTATTCTCGTGCCGAATTTGCCACAGCTTGCCTACCTCCCGAATCAACTGGAGAAATTGTTGTCAGCGGCAATCATGTTTTACCCAGCTATTTGCACGGACATGGCAACGAAGAAACTAAATTCAACGTAGACGGTACACCCTGGCATCGAACAGGCGACGCTGGTTATCTCGATTTGCAAGGTCGCTTGTGGTTATTAGGTCGCTGTCAAGCTTGCATCGAAGACGAATACGGTATCCTTTATCCGTTTGCCGTCGAAGCGGTAGTTCAATATTACCCCGGCATTCGTCGCGCTGCGGTTGTTTCTCATCAAGGACAGCGAATTTTAGTAATTGAATTAAACAATCGGCAAGCTCAAATTAACTTGACATCTTTGCAACAATCTCTAGCAAATTATCATATTCAAGCAATTAAGATATTTAAAAAGATTCCTGTAGACAAACGTCATA
It includes:
- a CDS encoding AMP-binding protein; translation: MNDRQLSNNNYHLPTTNIAAILHDRAVSSPLVPAIIDTYKSSSRITSFAELELAASRACTLLRRSGLQPGDAVLVFYPMSAELYGIMLALFRLGLVAMFLDPGAGRKHIERCCNLHPPQAFIGSPKAHLLRLVSPALRRIPIKFAIGFPVPGAISLHSGRHLPLDPEIVRCNADTPALLTFTSGSTGQPKAALRTHGFLIAQYRALAQTLQPTPETIELTALPIFVLANLASGMTTLIPRGDLRFPSAIVPSPIIAQIQTHKPNRILASPAFLERLAEYCLKHRITLPSIEKIYSGGAAVMPGSIAQWQHISPQAEFIVVYGSTEAEPIAHISDRDIKHEDIVATLNGRGLLVGKPVFAIQLKIMYQQWGKPINSYSRAEFATACLPPESTGEIVVSGNHVLPSYLHGHGNEETKFNVDGTPWHRTGDAGYLDLQGRLWLLGRCQACIEDEYGILYPFAVEAVVQYYPGIRRAAVVSHQGQRILVIELNNRQAQINLTSLQQSLANYHIQAIKIFKKIPVDKRHNSKIDYPALHKLLQVSRSTD